Below is a genomic region from Flammeovirgaceae bacterium SG7u.111.
CATTCGGAATCTCGCAACGGTTCGTTCAGTCCTATGTTTGGCCCCAGCCAAATTGAATTGGTGCAAGTGCAAGACCGCGAAGCTCGCGATATTTATGAAGGGCGGATTTGGGGCGATCCGGGTTTTATCCATCTCTGCTTCGACATCAACGGCATGGACGAATTGAGAAAAGAGGTGAAAGAGAAAGGCTTCCCATTTACCGTAGATAGCGCAAAAGCCATGGATACTTTTGACATGGGTGAGGCAGCTGGCAACTTCGCCTATATTCAAGCCCCTGAAGGAACACTGATCGAATTTGTAGAAACCCACAAAATCCCATTACTCAAAAAAATGGGCTGGAACCTCGATTTGGTAAAACGTGGAGAGAAACCTCTACCCAGATGGATGTTTAGCATGTTTGAGTTTATGAGGGTAAAAGGGTAGATACTTAATAGAGTAAGCCAACCGAAAGGTTGGCTTTTTAGTTAACCTTAATAATTTCCCGATATACTAACTTAACTGCGCAAGATGTCCTTCCTCAAAGCCGAATGGCGAAAATTAGCGATTGCGAATTATGAAGTTGATCCTTCTGTGCTGAAACCACATGTTCCCTACGGCACGGAGCTAGATTTGTGGAATGGTACCTGCTATGTGAGTTTGGTCGGTTTCATGTTCCTCAACACCAAACTCCTTGGGGTCAAAATCCCTTTCCATGTCAATTTTGAAGAGGTGAACCTGCGGTTTTATGTGCGAAGGAAAGTAGATGGAGAATGGCGCAGAGGCGTGGTGTTCATCAAAGAAATTGTGCCCAAACCTGCCCTTACTTTTGTGGCAAATACGGTGTACAAAGAGCATTACGAGACCATGCCCATGTTGCACCGCTGGGAGGAAACTCAGGAGGCAAGAGAAGTGGAATACCTGTGGAAATGCAAGGGAAACTGGCAACGATTTAAGGTAACGGCAGACTCAGAAGCTACGGAAATGCCACTCGGTAGCGAGTCCGAATTCATTACAGAGCACTACTGGGGTTATGCAAAAGTAGGCGAACAAAAAAGCAACGAATACGAAGTAACCCATCCCAAATGGCTGAAATACGATGTACAATCTTACGAAGTAGAAGTAGATTTTGCCCTGACCTACGGACAAGAATTTAACTTCCTCAACCAAATAAGCCCGGTTTCCGTCATGCTTGCCGAGGGATCGGAAATTACGGTGGAAGGGAAACAGGTGTTAAGATGATCTGAGGTTTCGCAATAACAACTTCCTTGTTCTTTGCTTATGACGTACTGGTTGCTGGTTACTTGTTCCTAGTTGCTGGATGAAAAATAAAAATCGATACAACCTGAAATTAAAGGATAACAAGCAACCCAATCAGAAGCGTTAGTAGATAACCAAAATACTTACTAATTTGACTTACCATTAAA
It encodes:
- a CDS encoding DUF2071 domain-containing protein, whose translation is MSFLKAEWRKLAIANYEVDPSVLKPHVPYGTELDLWNGTCYVSLVGFMFLNTKLLGVKIPFHVNFEEVNLRFYVRRKVDGEWRRGVVFIKEIVPKPALTFVANTVYKEHYETMPMLHRWEETQEAREVEYLWKCKGNWQRFKVTADSEATEMPLGSESEFITEHYWGYAKVGEQKSNEYEVTHPKWLKYDVQSYEVEVDFALTYGQEFNFLNQISPVSVMLAEGSEITVEGKQVLR